The following proteins are encoded in a genomic region of Amycolatopsis sulphurea:
- a CDS encoding enoyl-CoA hydratase-related protein, translating into MADELVHYTVTGGIATITLDSPHNRNALSAQLRRELSAALESARTDDAVRVVQLTHTGPVFCAGMDLKEARGAGSGDQGVNEFPQILDQLWSSPKPVVARLAGPARAGGIGMVAACDIAVAVPEATFAFSEVRIGVVPALISLTVLPRLQARAAHELFLTGEVFDAHRAVEIGLLNACVPAEQLDAKVAGYLKSLSLGGPKALAATKELLSRPRPATPSEGFAAMNELSAGFFASEEGQEGIRAFGQKRKPSWVPAE; encoded by the coding sequence GCTCGATTCCCCGCACAACCGCAACGCGCTGTCCGCGCAGTTGCGCAGGGAGCTGAGCGCCGCACTGGAGAGCGCCCGGACCGACGACGCCGTGCGGGTCGTGCAGCTGACCCACACCGGACCGGTCTTCTGCGCCGGAATGGATCTCAAGGAGGCCCGCGGCGCCGGCTCGGGCGACCAGGGCGTGAACGAGTTCCCCCAGATCCTCGACCAGCTCTGGAGCAGCCCCAAACCGGTCGTCGCCCGGCTGGCCGGACCGGCTCGGGCGGGCGGCATCGGCATGGTCGCCGCCTGCGACATCGCGGTCGCCGTCCCCGAGGCCACGTTCGCCTTCTCCGAGGTCCGCATCGGCGTGGTCCCGGCGTTGATCTCGCTGACCGTGCTGCCCCGGCTGCAGGCCCGCGCCGCGCACGAGCTGTTCCTCACCGGCGAGGTCTTCGACGCCCACCGCGCGGTGGAGATCGGCCTGCTCAACGCCTGCGTCCCGGCCGAACAGCTGGACGCCAAGGTGGCCGGTTATCTCAAGTCGCTCAGCCTCGGCGGACCGAAGGCCCTGGCCGCCACCAAGGAGCTGCTCAGCCGCCCGCGCCCGGCCACCCCATCCGAAGGATTCGCCGCGATGAACGAGCTGTCCGCCGGGTTCTTCGCGAGCGAGGAGGGTCAGGAGGGCATCCGGGCGTTCGGCCAGAAGCGCAAACCTTCCTGGGTGCCCGCCGAATGA